One genomic region from Kineobactrum salinum encodes:
- the nadB gene encoding L-aspartate oxidase — MSSRQFKHDVLIIGSGAAGLSLALRLPAQLRVALLSKGDLNEGSTYWAQGGVAAVLDSSDTVDSHVADTLAAGAGLCRREAVEFTVSSSRSCVEWLVAQGVNFDLLPDQTQDFHLTMEGGHSHRRIIHSADRTGQAISEVLTRRVLEADNIEIFPQRVAVDAVIHEGRCEGAYVLDRRSDAVDLFQARAVVLATGGASKVYLYTSNPDGATGDGIAIAWRAGCRVANLEFNQFHPTCLYHPKAKSFLITEAIRGEGGVLRLPDGSRFMQRFDPRAELAPRDIVARAIDHEMKRLGIDCVFLDISHKSREFLQEHFPTVSARCLELGIDIAAEPIPVVPAAHYTCGGIIVDTTGRTDLAGLYAIGESSSTGLHGANRMASNSLLECIVYAQSAAADIVRSIADAPQPSPAPGWDESLVTDSDEDVVISHNWDELRRFMWDYVGIVRTNKRLARAEHRVLLLQAEIAEYYSNYKVSNDLLELRNLAMVAQLIIRCAQARKESRGLHYTLDYPATLAVAEDTILVPDNSALQGQPPPQLAPG; from the coding sequence ATGTCAAGTCGACAATTCAAGCACGACGTGCTCATCATCGGCAGTGGCGCCGCAGGCCTTTCGCTGGCGCTGCGGCTGCCCGCACAGCTGCGCGTCGCACTGTTGTCAAAGGGCGACCTCAATGAAGGCTCGACCTACTGGGCCCAGGGCGGCGTGGCGGCGGTACTGGACTCCAGCGACACGGTCGATTCCCACGTCGCCGACACGCTGGCCGCAGGGGCCGGCCTGTGTCGCCGGGAAGCAGTGGAATTCACCGTCTCCAGCAGCCGCAGCTGTGTCGAGTGGCTGGTTGCCCAGGGCGTGAACTTCGATCTGTTGCCGGACCAGACACAGGACTTCCACCTCACCATGGAGGGAGGGCACAGCCACCGCCGGATCATCCACTCGGCTGATCGCACCGGTCAGGCGATTTCAGAGGTACTGACCCGGCGGGTGCTGGAAGCGGACAACATCGAGATTTTTCCGCAGCGGGTAGCCGTGGACGCCGTCATACATGAGGGCCGCTGCGAAGGGGCCTATGTGCTGGATCGGCGCAGCGATGCGGTGGACCTGTTCCAGGCCCGCGCCGTGGTTTTGGCGACCGGCGGTGCCAGCAAGGTCTATCTCTATACCAGCAACCCCGACGGCGCCACTGGCGATGGCATCGCCATTGCCTGGCGGGCCGGCTGCCGGGTAGCCAATCTGGAGTTCAACCAGTTTCACCCCACCTGCCTTTATCACCCCAAGGCCAAATCCTTCCTGATCACCGAGGCCATTCGCGGCGAGGGTGGTGTATTGCGCCTGCCCGACGGCAGCCGCTTCATGCAGCGATTCGACCCGCGCGCGGAACTGGCGCCCCGGGATATCGTGGCCAGAGCCATCGATCACGAAATGAAACGCCTGGGTATCGACTGTGTATTTCTGGATATTTCCCACAAATCGCGGGAATTTCTACAGGAGCACTTCCCCACCGTCAGCGCCCGCTGCCTGGAGCTGGGCATCGACATTGCAGCCGAACCCATCCCGGTAGTGCCGGCCGCCCACTATACCTGTGGCGGGATCATCGTCGATACCACCGGCCGCACTGATCTCGCCGGTCTCTACGCGATCGGCGAGAGCTCCTCTACCGGCCTGCATGGCGCCAACCGCATGGCCAGCAATTCCCTGCTGGAGTGCATCGTGTATGCGCAGTCGGCGGCAGCGGACATCGTTCGGAGTATTGCCGACGCCCCGCAACCCAGTCCCGCCCCGGGCTGGGATGAAAGCCTGGTAACCGATTCCGATGAAGATGTGGTGATCTCGCACAACTGGGACGAGCTGCGCCGCTTCATGTGGGACTATGTCGGCATCGTGCGGACCAACAAGCGTCTCGCCCGTGCCGAACACAGGGTGCTGCTGCTGCAGGCGGAGATCGCCGAGTACTACAGCAATTACAAGGTCAGCAACGACCTGCTGGAACTGCGCAACCTGGCGATGGTAGCCCAGTTGATCATTCGCTGCGCCCAGGCCCGCAAGGAGAGCCGCGGTCTGCACTATACCCTGGATTACCCCGCTACACTGGCCGTGGCCGAGGACACCATACTGGTGCCGGACAATTCAGCCCTGCAGGGTCAGCCGCCGCCGCAGCTCGCGCCAGGCTGA
- a CDS encoding protein YgfX: MSGKYSNSPTLALSCSDRPWGRLLGLGYGALVLMALYQLQLRGHGLLAAGLLLPALWCLGCIWRGGGSAGLRLLCGARYWWLRDACASAPRPVLPDQGSICLPWLLCIALRDQETGARRRLWLWADSCEPSAWRELRRRLTLQG, from the coding sequence TTGTCCGGAAAATACTCGAATTCACCCACGCTCGCCCTGAGCTGCAGTGACCGTCCCTGGGGACGACTGCTGGGGCTGGGTTACGGTGCGTTGGTGCTGATGGCGCTGTACCAGTTGCAGTTGCGCGGGCATGGGCTGCTGGCAGCCGGCCTGCTGCTGCCGGCGCTGTGGTGTCTGGGCTGTATCTGGCGAGGCGGCGGTTCCGCTGGTCTGCGCCTGCTCTGCGGCGCCCGGTACTGGTGGCTGCGCGATGCTTGCGCGAGCGCGCCGCGGCCCGTGTTGCCGGATCAGGGCAGTATCTGTCTCCCCTGGCTGCTGTGCATTGCCCTGCGCGACCAGGAGACGGGCGCGCGGCGGCGGCTGTGGCTGTGGGCCGACAGCTGCGAGCCTTCAGCCTGGCGCGAGCTGCGGCGGCGGCTGACCCTGCAGGGCTGA
- a CDS encoding FAD assembly factor SdhE: MIQDEEINRMRWASRRGMLELDLVLEPFVAHCYPSLAPVDRERYKRLMACEDQDLFAWFLHRNTPADEELAEIVRKILEFTHARPELQ; the protein is encoded by the coding sequence ATGATACAGGACGAGGAAATCAACCGCATGCGCTGGGCCAGCCGGCGCGGCATGCTGGAGCTGGATCTGGTGCTGGAGCCTTTCGTGGCCCATTGCTACCCGTCGCTGGCGCCGGTCGACCGGGAGCGTTACAAGCGGCTGATGGCCTGTGAGGATCAGGACCTGTTTGCCTGGTTTCTGCATCGCAACACCCCTGCAGATGAGGAGCTGGCCGAGATTGTCCGGAAAATACTCGAATTCACCCACGCTCGCCCTGAGCTGCAGTGA
- the ygfZ gene encoding CAF17-like 4Fe-4S cluster assembly/insertion protein YgfZ → MPASYIAPAAEALLHVTGSDALDFLQNQTSCDLRELETGRACYGVYCTPQGRVVCDFLALQAAPDHLILRLRHDILEQTVSTLARFAMFSKVNLQPQLDHWQLLVCWGERAGPALAALYPQLPAGALDCVSQDGALLVQLDASGSRFECLIDNRAQPQLAQQLAGQLAAGDETEWHALTLQDGIARIEAATVAQFLPEQLNYDLTGHINFRKGCYPGQEVIARMHYRGKAKRRMLLMQLPAGALPAAGAPLYHQGGERVVGNIVNSAATGTGTLALVTTTRAGVDGDLRLAPDASAPPLQQLSLPYPVELE, encoded by the coding sequence GTGCCAGCCAGCTACATCGCCCCAGCCGCCGAGGCCCTGCTCCACGTCACCGGATCCGACGCCCTGGACTTTCTGCAGAACCAGACCAGCTGCGACCTGCGCGAGCTGGAAACCGGCCGCGCCTGTTACGGCGTCTACTGTACGCCCCAGGGGCGAGTGGTCTGCGACTTCCTGGCGCTGCAGGCAGCGCCGGACCACCTGATTCTGCGTCTGCGGCACGATATTCTGGAACAGACAGTCAGCACACTGGCCCGCTTCGCGATGTTCTCCAAGGTAAACCTGCAACCACAGCTGGATCATTGGCAGCTGCTGGTGTGCTGGGGCGAGCGTGCGGGCCCGGCGCTGGCGGCGCTGTATCCGCAACTGCCGGCGGGCGCGCTGGACTGCGTCAGCCAGGACGGTGCATTGCTGGTGCAGCTCGACGCCAGCGGCAGCCGCTTTGAATGCCTGATCGACAATCGGGCGCAGCCGCAACTGGCGCAGCAGCTGGCTGGGCAGCTGGCAGCGGGGGACGAAACCGAGTGGCACGCGCTGACCCTGCAGGACGGTATCGCCCGCATCGAGGCGGCCACCGTTGCGCAATTTTTGCCCGAACAACTGAACTACGACCTGACCGGCCATATCAATTTTCGCAAGGGTTGTTATCCCGGCCAGGAAGTCATCGCCCGCATGCACTACCGCGGCAAGGCCAAACGCCGCATGCTGCTGATGCAGCTGCCCGCTGGCGCCCTGCCCGCAGCCGGCGCCCCGCTGTATCACCAGGGCGGGGAACGGGTTGTGGGCAACATCGTCAACAGTGCCGCTACCGGCACTGGCACACTGGCCCTGGTAACCACAACCCGGGCCGGCGTCGACGGAGATCTCCGCCTGGCTCCCGACGCCAGCGCCCCCCCACTGCAGCAACTCAGCCTGCCCTACCCGGTGGAGCTGGAGTAG
- the ung gene encoding uracil-DNA glycosylase — MATAVKLEASWLAQLETEFRQPYMRELKQFLQAEKRAGKRIFPPGDEIFSAFNHTPLQRVKVVILGQDPYHGEGQAHGLCFSVRAGTRIPPSLQNIYREIQRDLGIGPPTHGDLTAWADQGVLLLNSVLSVECGLAASHQRRGWEQFTDRVIEVVNRQRDGVVFMLWGSYAQRKGSIIDTHRHCVLRSTHPSPLSAHRGFLGCGHFSAANDYLRARGETPIDWQLPPLE; from the coding sequence ATGGCGACGGCGGTCAAACTGGAAGCGTCCTGGCTGGCTCAGCTGGAAACCGAGTTCCGGCAACCCTATATGCGCGAACTCAAGCAGTTCCTGCAGGCCGAGAAACGCGCCGGCAAGCGCATCTTTCCTCCCGGCGATGAAATATTCAGCGCCTTCAATCACACGCCATTGCAGCGGGTCAAGGTCGTGATCCTGGGTCAGGACCCCTACCACGGCGAGGGTCAGGCCCACGGCCTCTGTTTCTCGGTGCGGGCGGGTACCCGGATTCCGCCCTCACTGCAGAATATCTACCGTGAAATACAACGTGACCTGGGTATCGGCCCCCCAACCCACGGTGACCTGACCGCCTGGGCAGACCAGGGCGTGCTGTTGTTGAACAGCGTACTGTCGGTGGAGTGCGGTCTGGCGGCCTCGCACCAGCGCCGCGGCTGGGAGCAATTTACCGATCGCGTGATCGAGGTGGTAAACCGGCAGCGTGACGGTGTGGTTTTCATGCTCTGGGGCAGCTATGCCCAGCGCAAGGGTTCGATTATCGACACCCACCGCCACTGTGTTCTGCGCTCGACACACCCGTCTCCGCTGAGCGCGCACCGCGGTTTCCTCGGCTGCGGCCACTTCAGCGCGGCCAATGATTACCTGCGGGCCCGGGGCGAGACGCCGATCGACTGGCAGCTGCCACCGCTGGAGTAG
- the cofH gene encoding 5-amino-6-(D-ribitylamino)uracil--L-tyrosine 4-hydroxyphenyl transferase CofH produces the protein MSSLPPVEVLLPLKLLTAAKSRLAALLPRGERSALVRAMARDVIAVLADHPAIARINLISDDPEAPLLAAGPRLRHLPEHALLRPIRPNLPSPPELNTVLAAALEQLAREHRGNPTLTLVVHADLPQLTAADIDAALERYASCPGLVVACDRHRAGTNLLLFDTARPPAFSFGPDSCAVHLRWARQAAVPVHVLQRQGLARDIDTADDWQALLQAAPVGEYTARYLASRLSTSPSGEQQVTDWPTLHDELLAGATLTDRQALALAGCDDTPGLVALAGTLRDRGHRHILSYSRKVFIPLTQLCRDVCHYCTFARTPKKIQAPFMPVEEVLALCREAAALGCQEALFTLGEKPELRYRAAREALAEMGFASTLDYLREVAGRVLRETGLLPHINAGCMDAGEIASLREVSASMGIMLESASDRLCDKGMPHYGSPDKVPALRLRTIELAGEARVPFTSGILIGIGETRRERIESLLALRTLHRRHGHLQEVIIQNFRAKPGTRMAQAPEPELEELLWTIAVARLLFGPQMNIQAPPNLSPGVLPQLVAAGINDWGGVSPLSPDHVNPEAPWPHLEQLAQETAVAGKFLEQRLTIYPSYLREPALWLDTAVRGPVLRQQDASGYARRDNWTPGEDAPVPPIEAQLLQRRGAVALAPELRAIAERCEAGAELSEAEVERLFECRGDEFSWLVRTADRLRRQRCGDTVRYVVNRNINYTNVCYFKCEFCAFSKGKLSEQLRGRPYDISATEIARRCREAWQRGATEVCMQGGIHPDYTGQTYLDILATVRAATPDMHIHAFSPLEVWQGAATLGLPLETYLRQLRAAGLDTLPGTAAEILDDEVRAVLCPDKLNTAQWLEVMETAHRVGFRTTATIMYGHVEQPRHWARHLLAIRRLQARTGGFTELVPLPFVHMEAPMYQRGRARRGPSFREAVMMHAVARLVLHRYIDNIQVSWVKMGEAGVAACLQAGANDLGGTLMNESITRAAGSSHGQEWSPARMEARIRAAGRVPRMRTTLYGEPSAGRREAAFAAPQLLAVDNASAGRRQRDKRLLLPAEAGPRAALAEQVVLMAASI, from the coding sequence ATGAGTTCGCTGCCCCCGGTCGAGGTGCTGCTGCCACTGAAGCTGCTGACGGCGGCGAAGTCCCGCCTGGCCGCACTGCTGCCGCGCGGCGAACGCAGCGCACTGGTCCGGGCCATGGCCCGGGATGTAATCGCAGTGCTGGCGGACCATCCCGCCATCGCCCGGATAAACCTGATCTCCGATGACCCCGAAGCGCCGTTGCTGGCTGCTGGACCGCGCCTGCGCCATCTCCCCGAGCATGCTTTGCTACGCCCGATACGTCCGAACCTGCCGTCTCCTCCGGAGCTCAATACAGTGCTGGCAGCGGCCTTGGAACAGCTGGCGCGCGAGCATCGCGGCAACCCCACCTTGACGCTGGTCGTGCACGCCGACCTGCCGCAGTTGACGGCGGCGGATATCGACGCTGCGCTGGAACGCTATGCGAGCTGCCCGGGTCTGGTCGTCGCCTGCGATCGGCACCGGGCCGGCACCAACCTGCTGCTGTTCGATACCGCGCGTCCGCCGGCGTTCAGCTTCGGTCCCGACAGCTGCGCCGTACATCTGCGCTGGGCCCGCCAGGCGGCGGTGCCGGTCCACGTGCTGCAGCGGCAGGGGCTGGCGCGGGACATCGACACCGCTGACGACTGGCAGGCGCTGCTGCAGGCGGCGCCGGTGGGTGAATACACTGCGCGCTATCTGGCGAGCCGGCTTTCGACATCGCCATCCGGCGAGCAACAGGTGACAGACTGGCCGACCCTGCACGATGAGCTGCTGGCCGGGGCCACGCTCACCGATAGGCAGGCCCTGGCGCTGGCTGGATGCGACGATACCCCGGGCCTGGTGGCGCTTGCCGGCACGCTGCGGGATCGCGGTCACCGCCACATCCTAAGCTATTCCCGCAAAGTGTTTATCCCGCTGACCCAGTTGTGCCGGGATGTCTGCCACTACTGCACTTTCGCGCGTACACCGAAGAAAATCCAGGCACCGTTCATGCCGGTGGAGGAGGTGCTGGCCCTGTGCCGGGAAGCAGCCGCGCTGGGTTGCCAGGAAGCGCTGTTCACGCTGGGGGAGAAGCCGGAACTGCGCTACCGGGCCGCCCGCGAGGCGCTGGCGGAGATGGGTTTTGCCAGCACCCTGGATTACCTGCGCGAGGTGGCGGGGCGGGTGTTGCGGGAAACCGGCCTGCTGCCCCACATCAACGCTGGCTGTATGGACGCCGGCGAGATCGCGTCATTGCGCGAGGTGAGTGCCTCCATGGGCATCATGCTGGAGTCGGCTTCGGACCGGCTCTGTGACAAGGGCATGCCTCACTATGGTTCACCCGACAAGGTGCCGGCGCTGCGTCTGCGGACCATCGAGCTGGCAGGCGAAGCCAGGGTGCCCTTTACCTCGGGCATCCTGATCGGCATCGGCGAGACCCGGCGGGAGCGGATCGAATCCCTGCTGGCGCTGCGGACGTTGCACCGGCGCCACGGTCATCTGCAGGAAGTGATTATCCAGAATTTCCGCGCCAAGCCGGGCACCCGCATGGCGCAGGCGCCGGAACCGGAGCTGGAGGAGTTGTTGTGGACAATTGCCGTGGCGCGGCTGCTGTTCGGCCCACAGATGAATATTCAGGCGCCGCCCAATCTGAGCCCGGGAGTGCTGCCGCAACTGGTGGCGGCGGGCATCAATGATTGGGGCGGCGTGTCGCCCCTGAGCCCGGACCATGTCAATCCGGAAGCGCCCTGGCCCCACCTGGAGCAGCTGGCGCAGGAAACAGCCGTCGCCGGTAAATTCCTGGAGCAGCGCTTGACCATTTATCCGTCATACCTGCGCGAGCCTGCACTGTGGCTGGATACCGCGGTGCGCGGTCCGGTGCTGCGCCAGCAGGACGCCAGCGGCTACGCCCGCCGCGACAACTGGACTCCCGGCGAGGACGCGCCGGTACCGCCGATTGAGGCGCAGCTGCTGCAGCGGCGGGGAGCGGTGGCATTGGCGCCTGAGCTGCGCGCCATCGCCGAGCGCTGTGAGGCCGGCGCCGAGCTAAGCGAGGCGGAAGTGGAGCGCCTGTTCGAGTGCCGCGGCGATGAGTTCAGCTGGCTGGTGCGCACCGCGGACCGTCTGCGGCGTCAGCGCTGTGGCGACACCGTGCGCTATGTGGTGAATCGCAATATCAACTACACCAATGTCTGTTACTTCAAGTGCGAATTCTGTGCCTTTTCCAAGGGCAAGCTGAGCGAACAGCTGCGCGGGCGTCCCTACGACATCAGTGCTACCGAGATCGCCCGGCGCTGCCGCGAGGCGTGGCAGCGCGGTGCCACCGAGGTGTGCATGCAGGGCGGCATCCACCCGGACTACACCGGCCAGACCTACCTGGATATTCTCGCCACGGTGCGCGCGGCAACCCCGGACATGCACATCCACGCATTCTCCCCGCTGGAGGTCTGGCAGGGCGCGGCCACGCTGGGCCTGCCGCTGGAAACCTATCTGCGGCAGCTGCGAGCCGCCGGCCTGGATACCCTGCCCGGCACCGCGGCGGAGATTCTGGACGACGAGGTGCGGGCGGTGTTGTGCCCCGACAAGCTCAATACGGCGCAGTGGCTGGAGGTGATGGAAACTGCGCACAGGGTGGGTTTTCGCACCACCGCGACGATCATGTACGGCCATGTCGAACAACCCCGGCACTGGGCCCGCCACCTGTTGGCCATTCGTCGCCTGCAGGCGCGCACTGGCGGTTTCACCGAGCTGGTGCCGCTGCCCTTTGTCCACATGGAAGCACCGATGTACCAGCGCGGCAGGGCACGGCGGGGCCCCAGCTTCCGCGAGGCAGTAATGATGCACGCGGTGGCCAGGCTGGTACTGCACCGTTATATCGACAATATCCAGGTGTCCTGGGTGAAAATGGGGGAGGCCGGTGTAGCTGCCTGCCTGCAGGCCGGCGCCAACGACCTGGGGGGTACGCTGATGAATGAGAGCATCACCCGGGCCGCGGGTTCCAGCCACGGCCAGGAGTGGTCACCGGCGCGCATGGAGGCCCGCATTCGAGCGGCCGGACGCGTACCCCGCATGCGCACGACGCTGTACGGCGAGCCTTCCGCGGGGCGCCGGGAGGCCGCCTTCGCGGCACCGCAATTGCTGGCCGTGGACAATGCCAGCGCCGGACGGCGTCAGCGCGACAAACGCCTGTTGCTGCCGGCTGAGGCCGGTCCCAGGGCGGCGCTCGCCGAGCAGGTGGTACTGATGGCTGCGAGTATCTGA
- the cofD gene encoding 2-phospho-L-lactate transferase, with protein MRGTDASILALSGGVGGAKLCLGLADVLPPAALHIASNTADDFEHLGLTICPDIDTVLYTLAGVSNQRQGWGLEGESWQVLAALESLSADTWFRLGDRDLATHLWRTGQLAAGCSLSTLTAELARRLGVTARLYPMSDDRVSTVVHSDEGDLPFQHYFVRRQCQPRVGGFSFAGLAEARLQADIVALCRQQAVSGVIICPSNPFVSVAPILQLDGCWQLLRELRGPVLAVCPIVGGRAIKGPAAKMMAELALPVTALGVAEYYARHYPGLVDIFVIDHSDATLAADIQMLGMEVRVTATVMQTRADKQALAQDCLQQVLG; from the coding sequence ATGAGGGGCACGGATGCCAGCATCCTGGCACTGTCCGGCGGCGTCGGCGGGGCCAAGTTGTGCCTGGGATTGGCGGATGTACTGCCCCCCGCAGCGTTGCACATCGCCAGCAATACCGCGGACGATTTCGAGCACCTGGGCCTGACCATCTGCCCCGATATCGATACCGTGCTCTATACCCTCGCAGGTGTCAGCAACCAGCGGCAGGGCTGGGGCCTGGAAGGCGAAAGCTGGCAGGTGCTGGCTGCGCTGGAGAGCCTGTCTGCCGACACCTGGTTCCGGCTCGGGGATCGTGACCTGGCCACCCATCTGTGGCGGACCGGGCAACTGGCCGCTGGCTGCTCCCTGTCCACGTTGACCGCCGAGCTGGCGCGGCGCCTGGGGGTGACAGCGCGGCTGTATCCGATGAGTGATGATCGGGTGAGCACCGTGGTCCACAGCGATGAGGGGGACTTGCCGTTCCAGCACTATTTTGTTCGGCGCCAGTGCCAGCCGCGGGTCGGCGGCTTCAGTTTCGCGGGTCTGGCTGAGGCCCGTCTGCAGGCGGATATCGTGGCACTGTGCCGGCAGCAGGCTGTGAGTGGCGTGATTATTTGCCCGTCCAATCCCTTTGTCAGCGTCGCGCCCATCCTGCAGCTCGACGGCTGCTGGCAGCTGCTGCGGGAGCTGCGAGGACCCGTACTGGCGGTCTGTCCGATCGTCGGCGGTCGTGCGATCAAGGGTCCCGCGGCGAAGATGATGGCTGAACTTGCGCTGCCGGTGACAGCGCTGGGCGTCGCCGAATACTACGCGCGGCACTATCCCGGTCTGGTCGACATCTTTGTGATTGATCACAGTGACGCTACACTGGCCGCGGATATACAGATGCTGGGAATGGAGGTGAGGGTGACCGCGACGGTAATGCAAACGCGTGCTGACAAGCAGGCGCTGGCACAGGATTGTCTGCAGCAGGTACTAGGATGA
- the cofE gene encoding coenzyme F420-0:L-glutamate ligase, with the protein MSTRLELIALEGLPRIVPGDDLADLIAAALAANALTLREGDVLVLAQKIVSKAEGRYRRLVEVEPGPAAVELAAQAQKDPRLVELILAESREVLRVRAGVIIVEHRNGYVHANAGIDRSNIHNTPDDPQVLLLPLDCDASAAALRASLLRLCGCAPQVIINDSAGRAWRNGTVGIALGSAGLDPLFNQVGGQDLFGNRLEVTEAAVADELAAAASLLMGQAAEGLPVVLVRGARLRPAAGGCGALLRPRELDLFR; encoded by the coding sequence ATGAGTACCCGCCTCGAGCTGATTGCACTGGAGGGCTTGCCCCGGATTGTGCCCGGCGATGACCTCGCGGACCTGATCGCCGCGGCGCTGGCAGCCAATGCACTGACCCTGCGCGAGGGCGATGTGCTGGTGCTGGCGCAGAAGATCGTCTCCAAGGCGGAAGGGCGCTATCGCCGGCTGGTCGAGGTTGAGCCCGGTCCGGCGGCGGTCGAGCTGGCGGCGCAGGCGCAGAAGGATCCGCGGCTGGTGGAACTCATCCTGGCCGAGTCGCGGGAAGTGCTGCGGGTGCGGGCGGGGGTTATTATCGTCGAGCATCGCAACGGCTACGTGCACGCCAATGCCGGTATCGACCGTTCCAATATTCACAATACGCCGGACGATCCCCAGGTTCTGTTGTTGCCGCTTGACTGCGACGCGTCGGCGGCGGCGCTGCGGGCCTCGCTGCTGCGGCTGTGCGGTTGCGCCCCGCAGGTGATCATCAATGACAGTGCCGGGCGCGCCTGGCGCAATGGCACCGTCGGTATTGCGCTGGGCAGTGCGGGACTGGATCCACTGTTCAATCAGGTGGGTGGGCAGGACCTGTTCGGCAACCGGCTGGAGGTCACGGAAGCCGCGGTGGCGGATGAGCTGGCGGCGGCGGCATCCCTCCTGATGGGGCAGGCCGCGGAGGGTCTGCCGGTGGTACTGGTGCGGGGAGCCCGCCTGCGGCCGGCGGCGGGCGGTTGCGGGGCCTTGCTGCGGCCGCGGGAACTGGACCTGTTTCGATGA
- the npdG gene encoding NADPH-dependent F420 reductase, producing the protein MATETLPVLAILGGTGELGTGLARRWAQAGYRVIIGSRTRDKAAAAAADLQAVMDQRGVAAVAVEGMDNLAAASAADIAALTVPFSHQTSTLEQVAAALQGKILIDVTVPLVPPRVARVQLPAAGSAGQIAQELLGEGVAVVSAFQNVAAAHLQESAAVDCDVLVCGNSKEARAEVIKLVQAAGMRGFHAGMINNAAAAEALTSVLIVINKQYNCHAGIKISGLESHG; encoded by the coding sequence ATGGCGACTGAGACATTGCCAGTGCTGGCGATCCTGGGCGGTACGGGGGAGCTGGGCACAGGCCTGGCGCGACGCTGGGCGCAGGCAGGTTACCGGGTAATCATCGGCTCCCGCACCCGGGACAAGGCTGCCGCTGCCGCCGCCGACCTGCAGGCGGTGATGGACCAGCGCGGTGTGGCGGCGGTTGCGGTGGAGGGCATGGACAACCTGGCTGCTGCCAGCGCCGCGGATATAGCCGCGCTCACAGTACCCTTCAGCCATCAGACCAGTACTCTGGAACAGGTGGCGGCTGCGCTGCAGGGCAAGATCCTGATCGATGTCACGGTGCCGCTGGTACCGCCGCGCGTTGCCCGGGTGCAATTGCCGGCAGCCGGCAGCGCCGGCCAGATTGCACAGGAATTGCTGGGCGAGGGGGTTGCGGTGGTGTCGGCGTTCCAGAACGTGGCGGCGGCGCACCTGCAGGAGAGTGCGGCCGTCGACTGCGACGTGCTGGTCTGCGGCAACAGCAAGGAGGCTCGTGCAGAAGTCATCAAATTGGTGCAGGCGGCCGGCATGCGCGGTTTTCATGCCGGCATGATCAACAACGCCGCTGCTGCGGAGGCACTGACTTCGGTGCTGATCGTCATCAACAAGCAATACAACTGCCACGCGGGTATCAAGATCAGCGGGCTGGAAAGCCATGGATGA